One genomic window of Leptospira paudalimensis includes the following:
- a CDS encoding Imm26 family immunity protein produces the protein MNKKQRRTVGSIIKVPVDNFYIYGLILHETDIVFFDSKSFGDLSVNEIVELPILFRVAANNDAVLDGRWTKIGKITLPVKFSEPVPRFIQNELNPDKFEIYLGGHIRPAKKEECKKLDRCAVWSVKHIEDRIRDHYNNIPNVWVEQMKLK, from the coding sequence ATGAATAAGAAACAAAGAAGAACAGTCGGATCAATTATTAAAGTTCCTGTAGATAACTTTTACATATATGGCCTTATTCTTCATGAAACAGATATTGTATTTTTTGACTCAAAATCATTCGGTGATTTAAGTGTTAATGAAATTGTCGAGTTACCAATTTTATTTCGAGTAGCTGCTAATAATGATGCCGTGCTAGACGGTAGATGGACAAAAATCGGAAAGATTACTTTACCAGTAAAGTTCTCCGAGCCTGTCCCAAGATTCATTCAAAATGAACTAAATCCGGATAAATTTGAAATATATCTTGGTGGTCATATTCGTCCTGCAAAAAAAGAAGAATGTAAGAAGTTAGATAGATGTGCAGTATGGAGTGTAAAACATATTGAAGATAGAATTCGCGATCACTACAACAATATTCCTAATGTTTGGGTTGAACAAATGAAATTAAAATAA
- a CDS encoding RDD family protein, whose product MNVENSPKVNILIRRWASNWIDFLFIFGIMYFTQLLIGKKLYEIISPILLLIIILYFPVLEGLLGYTPGKFLFKLRIVDSNLKPPGVIPASIRTLLRIFENNPVFLGGIPAGIVYLFSRNRRRIGDILARTFVLTTDEITEIKSKHDENENAELTSKEQLLIWVGFALSFSAVTLSSLLLYLEGNSLIIYTIVPFIQLYPIGIITGLFFIITKFVFKKENLIYSFLFSTIIILIYGILNLLKKYLYT is encoded by the coding sequence ATGAATGTTGAAAATTCACCAAAGGTCAATATTTTGATTAGAAGATGGGCATCCAATTGGATTGATTTTCTATTTATATTTGGCATAATGTATTTTACACAGTTGTTGATTGGAAAAAAACTTTATGAAATAATATCTCCAATATTATTACTCATAATTATATTATATTTTCCAGTTTTAGAAGGATTACTTGGTTATACACCAGGAAAATTTCTTTTTAAATTAAGAATTGTAGATTCAAATCTTAAACCTCCAGGAGTTATTCCTGCAAGTATCAGAACTCTCTTACGAATTTTTGAAAATAATCCTGTCTTCCTTGGTGGGATACCCGCAGGTATTGTATATTTATTCTCTCGAAATAGACGTAGAATCGGCGATATACTTGCGAGAACTTTTGTTTTAACCACGGATGAAATTACTGAGATAAAGAGTAAACATGACGAGAATGAAAATGCAGAATTAACTTCAAAAGAACAACTTTTAATATGGGTTGGATTTGCATTGTCTTTTTCTGCCGTTACCTTATCCTCTCTACTTCTATATCTGGAAGGTAATTCTCTAATAATCTATACGATAGTTCCATTTATTCAACTTTATCCAATAGGAATTATAACTGGTCTATTTTTTATTATTACTAAATTCGTATTTAAAAAAGAAAATCTAATTTACTCCTTTTTATTTAGTACAATAATAATTTTAATCTATGGAATCTTAAATTTATTAAAAAAATACTTGTATACATAG